The following coding sequences lie in one Megalodesulfovibrio gigas DSM 1382 = ATCC 19364 genomic window:
- a CDS encoding ribonuclease J has translation MTLDPHVRLTPLGGLGEIGRNCMVLETEKSMLVIDCGLMFPDDYLLGIDIVIPRFDYILERKDKLKGVLLTHGHEDHIGALPWLMSHLNAPIYGSGFTLGLVRNKLREHNLERFITLNRVQARDRIVFDDVAVNFFPVCHSIVDGFALGFETTVGRILHTGDFKIDPAPMDGHATDMDGIREFCADGVLCMLSDSTNVERDGHSLNEREIMSSLSEIFKTCQGRILVTLFSSHIQRMQEVFELAWQTGRKVAVAGKSISSNIELAQELKFLAAKEGVHIPLEEVPTVPDRELVLLVTGSQGEPLSALTRITAGEHKSLRIHEGDTVIMSSRFIPGNVKAIYRVINQLYKLGADVYYESIHNIHASGHAYKEELRLMLEAVKPKYFIPVHGEYRHLVKHADLARHCGVAGERAIVLEDGQPLTFVQHGIRFEDAVPADAIYVDGKGVGDVGHTVLKERQLLGGEGLVIVVMVLEEKSWDIIHGPQVESKGFVFAQQYSHVLEDAQCIILDIFENVPPGDVDKLKERIRSALRRFFRKVLDRDPVVVPLVMVV, from the coding sequence ATGACCCTAGATCCCCACGTCCGCCTAACCCCCCTTGGCGGCCTGGGAGAAATTGGCCGCAACTGCATGGTCTTAGAAACTGAAAAGTCCATGCTCGTCATTGACTGCGGCCTCATGTTTCCCGACGACTATCTGCTGGGCATCGACATCGTCATCCCCCGCTTCGACTACATCCTGGAACGCAAGGACAAGCTCAAGGGCGTCCTGCTCACCCATGGGCACGAGGACCACATCGGCGCCCTGCCCTGGCTCATGAGCCACCTGAACGCGCCCATTTACGGCTCCGGTTTCACCCTGGGCCTGGTGCGCAACAAGCTGCGCGAGCACAACCTGGAACGCTTCATCACCCTGAATCGCGTCCAGGCTCGCGACCGCATTGTGTTCGATGACGTGGCCGTGAACTTCTTCCCCGTCTGCCACTCCATTGTGGACGGCTTTGCCCTGGGCTTTGAAACCACCGTGGGCCGCATTCTGCACACTGGCGACTTCAAGATCGACCCCGCCCCCATGGACGGCCACGCCACAGACATGGACGGCATCCGCGAATTCTGCGCAGACGGCGTCCTGTGCATGCTCTCGGACTCCACCAACGTGGAGCGCGACGGCCACTCCCTCAACGAACGCGAGATCATGAGTTCGCTGTCGGAGATCTTCAAGACCTGCCAGGGCCGCATCCTGGTCACGCTGTTTTCCAGCCACATTCAACGCATGCAGGAAGTGTTCGAGCTGGCCTGGCAAACCGGCCGCAAGGTGGCCGTGGCCGGCAAGTCCATCTCCTCCAACATTGAGCTGGCCCAGGAGCTCAAATTCCTGGCGGCCAAGGAAGGCGTGCACATCCCCCTGGAAGAAGTGCCCACCGTGCCGGACCGCGAACTGGTGCTGCTGGTCACGGGTTCCCAGGGCGAACCACTCTCCGCCCTGACGCGCATCACCGCCGGGGAGCACAAGAGCCTGCGCATCCACGAGGGCGACACGGTCATCATGTCCTCGCGGTTCATTCCCGGCAACGTCAAGGCCATCTATCGCGTCATCAACCAGCTCTACAAGCTGGGCGCCGACGTGTATTACGAAAGCATTCACAACATCCATGCCTCCGGCCACGCCTACAAGGAAGAGCTGCGGCTGATGCTTGAGGCGGTGAAGCCCAAGTACTTCATCCCCGTGCACGGCGAATACCGCCACCTGGTGAAGCATGCAGACCTGGCCCGCCACTGCGGCGTGGCCGGGGAGCGAGCCATCGTGCTGGAAGATGGCCAGCCCCTCACCTTCGTGCAGCATGGCATCCGCTTTGAGGACGCCGTGCCCGCCGACGCCATCTATGTGGACGGCAAGGGCGTGGGCGATGTGGGCCACACCGTGCTCAAGGAACGCCAGCTGCTGGGCGGCGAAGGGCTGGTCATCGTGGTGATGGTGCTGGAAGAAAAAAGCTGGGACATCATCCACGGGCCGCAGGTGGAATCCAAGGGCTTTGTCTTCGCGCAGCAGTATTCCCACGTGCTGGAAGACGCCCAGTGCATCATCCTGGACATCTTCGAAAACGTCCCCCCTGGCGACGTGGACAAGCTCAAGGAACGCATTCGCAGCGCCCTCAGACGCTTCTTCCGCAAGGTGCTGGACCGCGACCCCGTGGTGGTGCCCCTGGTAATGGTGGTGTAA
- the hflK gene encoding FtsH protease activity modulator HflK yields MNWDWDKLNSRKPQGPWGPRPGNGPEGPDLDKLKDVLNKLKTPGARILLPLLAVVWMATGFYSIGPAEVGVVLRFGAFHRITDPGWHYHIPYPVEHVLKPEVMAFRRVEVGFLSMQGGRQTQQGQNRSRPEESLMLTGDENIVDVQFIVQYRIKDPTDFLFNVQSQDDTVKHVAEAAMREVVGYNLIDNVLTDKKEAIQLDTLKLMQGVLDRYQAGIYVEAVQLQDVHPPREVVDDFKDVASAREDKNRFVNEAQAYSNDILPRARGEAARIINDARGAQQGTIHRAEGEAARFSAVLEAYRKAPDITRERLQLEAMEHILANQDTDKLLLDAEVANRTTPYFQLAPPEALAGQPAAAPGTPGAPAGQPALRGAP; encoded by the coding sequence ATGAACTGGGACTGGGACAAACTCAATTCGCGCAAGCCGCAAGGCCCCTGGGGCCCGCGGCCAGGCAACGGCCCCGAGGGGCCGGATCTGGACAAGCTCAAGGATGTCCTGAACAAACTGAAAACCCCCGGCGCCAGGATCCTGCTGCCGCTGCTGGCGGTCGTCTGGATGGCCACGGGCTTTTACAGTATTGGACCGGCAGAAGTGGGCGTGGTGCTGCGCTTTGGCGCGTTCCATCGCATCACGGATCCAGGCTGGCATTATCACATCCCCTACCCCGTGGAACACGTGCTCAAGCCGGAAGTCATGGCGTTCCGACGCGTGGAGGTGGGTTTTCTCTCCATGCAAGGCGGCCGGCAGACCCAGCAGGGCCAGAACCGCTCCCGCCCGGAAGAAAGCCTGATGCTCACCGGGGACGAGAATATCGTGGACGTGCAGTTCATCGTCCAGTACCGCATCAAGGATCCCACGGACTTCCTCTTCAACGTCCAGAGCCAGGACGACACCGTCAAGCACGTGGCCGAGGCTGCCATGCGCGAAGTGGTGGGCTACAACCTCATCGACAACGTGCTCACGGACAAAAAAGAAGCCATTCAGCTGGATACCCTCAAACTCATGCAGGGCGTGCTGGACCGCTACCAGGCCGGCATCTATGTGGAAGCCGTGCAGTTGCAAGACGTGCATCCGCCCCGGGAAGTGGTGGACGACTTCAAGGACGTGGCCAGCGCCCGGGAAGACAAGAACCGCTTTGTCAATGAAGCCCAGGCCTACAGCAACGACATCCTCCCCAGAGCCCGCGGCGAGGCTGCCCGCATCATCAATGACGCCCGCGGCGCCCAGCAGGGCACCATCCATCGGGCCGAGGGCGAAGCCGCCCGGTTCTCCGCCGTGCTGGAAGCCTACCGCAAGGCGCCGGATATCACCCGCGAACGCCTGCAGCTGGAAGCCATGGAACACATCCTCGCCAATCAGGATACGGACAAGCTCCTGCTTGATGCGGAAGTGGCCAACCGCACCACGCCCTATTTCCAGCTCGCGCCGCCAGAGGCCCTGGCCGGCCAGCCCGCCGCAGCACCAGGAACCCCTGGCGCCCCCGCCGGTCAGCCCGCCCTGCGAGGTGCCCCATGA
- the fusA gene encoding elongation factor G has translation MAKRLDAQRTYALAGAGGAGKTSLAEMLLHTAGALSRLGSIEEGATCLDYEPEEIKRRGSIQPAVAQFAWNKSPHYLLDTPGENNFIGDIPLLFTAADAVLFCVDAVDGARPLARKLWQQAAAAGLPGMICITKLDRDRADFSMAYASLGTVLGVKPVLLHLPIGQQDHFVGVVDLMANKALLFQKDGTLRESDIPEELADEAATLRETAIENIAESDEVLMEKYLDAGELSIEDIRTGLHAGVLNRSLVPVVVSAAVQNKGGALILDTIQQLFPSPLERGPWLGQDGSERASSDAEPPAAFVFKTLSDPFAGQLSLVRVLSGTFTADTSYLNSRTGDTERVGQLLQLLGKSQTPTKEAAECGAIVAVAKLKNTATGDTLAAEKKPFALAAPAIAPPLLTYALAPKEKGEEDKVYQAVQKLLEEDITLRLSRDEESSDILLSGMGQMHIETAVERARRRYKVDIVLKTPKVPYRETIKGTADVQGRHKKQSGGRGQFGDCWVKFEPLPRGAGYQYVDAIVGGVIPRQYIPAVDKGIQESAHRGFLAGCPMVDFKASCHDGSYHTVDSSEMAFKIAGSLAFKKAMETAKPVLLEPIMQATISIPDEYMGDVIGDLSSRRGKVLGSDSTAGVTEIKAHVPMNEMLRYAPDLRAMTAGQGTFAMEFDHYEEAPPPVAEKVIAEYQKERGGE, from the coding sequence ATGGCCAAACGTCTGGACGCCCAACGCACCTATGCCCTGGCCGGGGCAGGGGGCGCGGGCAAAACCTCCCTTGCCGAAATGTTGCTGCACACCGCGGGGGCCTTGTCCCGCCTCGGGTCCATCGAAGAAGGCGCCACCTGCCTGGACTACGAGCCCGAGGAAATCAAGCGACGCGGCAGCATCCAGCCTGCCGTCGCCCAGTTCGCTTGGAACAAGAGCCCGCACTACCTGCTGGACACCCCCGGGGAGAACAATTTCATCGGCGACATCCCCCTGCTCTTCACCGCGGCGGATGCCGTGCTCTTCTGCGTGGATGCAGTGGACGGCGCCCGCCCCCTGGCCCGCAAGCTCTGGCAGCAGGCCGCGGCTGCCGGCCTGCCGGGGATGATCTGCATCACCAAGCTGGACCGTGACCGCGCCGATTTCTCCATGGCCTACGCCTCCCTGGGCACGGTGCTGGGCGTGAAGCCCGTGCTCTTGCACCTGCCCATCGGGCAGCAGGATCACTTCGTAGGCGTGGTGGACCTGATGGCCAACAAGGCCCTGCTCTTCCAGAAAGACGGCACGCTGCGGGAAAGCGACATCCCCGAGGAACTGGCCGACGAAGCCGCCACCCTGCGCGAAACGGCCATTGAGAACATCGCCGAAAGCGATGAAGTCTTGATGGAAAAATACCTGGACGCCGGCGAACTCTCCATCGAAGACATCCGGACGGGCCTGCACGCCGGCGTGCTGAACCGCAGCCTGGTGCCCGTGGTGGTGAGTGCGGCCGTGCAGAACAAGGGCGGCGCGCTGATTCTGGATACCATCCAGCAGCTTTTCCCCTCCCCCCTGGAGCGCGGCCCCTGGCTGGGCCAGGACGGCAGCGAGCGGGCGTCCTCCGACGCCGAGCCCCCGGCCGCCTTTGTGTTCAAGACCCTGTCCGACCCCTTTGCCGGGCAGCTGTCCCTGGTGCGCGTGCTCTCCGGCACCTTCACCGCGGACACCTCCTACCTGAACAGCCGCACCGGCGATACCGAACGCGTGGGCCAGCTGCTGCAGCTGTTGGGCAAGTCCCAAACCCCCACCAAGGAAGCCGCGGAATGCGGGGCCATCGTGGCCGTGGCCAAGCTCAAAAACACCGCCACCGGGGACACGCTGGCTGCGGAGAAAAAGCCCTTCGCCCTGGCCGCCCCGGCCATCGCCCCGCCACTGCTCACGTATGCCCTGGCTCCCAAGGAAAAAGGGGAGGAAGACAAGGTCTACCAGGCCGTGCAGAAGCTCCTGGAGGAAGACATCACCCTGCGGCTCTCCCGCGACGAGGAAAGCAGCGACATCCTGCTCTCCGGCATGGGGCAGATGCACATCGAAACCGCCGTGGAACGCGCCAGACGGCGCTACAAGGTGGATATCGTCCTCAAGACGCCCAAGGTCCCCTACCGCGAAACCATCAAGGGCACGGCAGACGTGCAGGGCCGGCACAAGAAACAGTCCGGTGGCCGCGGCCAGTTCGGCGACTGCTGGGTCAAGTTCGAGCCCCTGCCCCGGGGCGCAGGCTATCAGTACGTGGACGCCATTGTGGGCGGGGTCATCCCCCGGCAGTACATCCCTGCCGTGGACAAGGGCATCCAGGAAAGCGCCCATCGCGGCTTTTTGGCCGGCTGCCCCATGGTGGACTTCAAGGCCAGTTGTCACGACGGCAGCTACCACACCGTGGACAGCTCGGAAATGGCCTTCAAGATCGCCGGCTCCCTGGCCTTCAAGAAAGCCATGGAAACAGCCAAGCCCGTGCTGCTGGAACCGATCATGCAGGCCACCATCTCCATTCCCGATGAGTACATGGGCGACGTGATCGGCGATTTGTCCTCGCGCCGCGGCAAGGTGCTGGGCTCGGACTCCACCGCCGGGGTGACGGAAATCAAGGCCCACGTGCCCATGAACGAGATGCTGCGCTATGCGCCGGATCTGCGCGCCATGACCGCCGGGCAAGGCACCTTTGCCATGGAATTCGACCACTACGAGGAAGCCCCGCCACCCGTGGCCGAAAAGGTGATTGCCGAATACCAGAAGGAACGCGGCGGAGAATAA
- a CDS encoding methyl-accepting chemotaxis protein, translating into MLKNTSIGLAVTVLLVGTLSLFLGGIGAANYSFSKQGKQRALEEMGGQIASRLSLTMVSALWNLEKKQGEEVIASEMLARDVAAIVVTEGTGERVFAGMGRNRDWGVVPLADLETAKQAGALVFVKPVLKGDKQIGTAHVLLTVEFLQQELQELLVMTVAAVLAADVIIVLALLLALRQMLLTPLARLEKYAVTVGSGSLTCEEPAGRYMGELLRLKKALAAMVCNLGETIQQVQAKEQEAMALARNAEEARALAEEAREQAIASRREGMMEAAGILEEAVAQLAISSQQLAGQVEQVSHGTRDQRAKISETLTAMAEMTATVLEVAKNAQEAAVQSGHSQEQAAEGDRIVEQAGAAVTELEQKVSALRENMDRLGHRAADIGGVITVIQDIADQTNLLALNAAIEAARAGDAGRGFAVVADEVRKLAEKTMHATKEVSGSITSIQQETRASLQVTEGVGVTVLQVTSQTAQARASLGSIVQLAQASAGQIQSIASASEQQSAASDEIQQAVEAINTVAEDTAAKMDVAHNALADLAALAQELDALTQQLKSAN; encoded by the coding sequence GTGCTTAAGAACACATCTATCGGCCTCGCGGTCACGGTCTTGCTGGTGGGAACCCTCTCCCTCTTTCTGGGGGGGATCGGCGCGGCGAACTACTCGTTCAGCAAACAGGGGAAACAACGCGCCCTGGAAGAGATGGGTGGGCAGATCGCCTCGCGCCTGTCCCTCACCATGGTCAGCGCCTTGTGGAACCTGGAGAAGAAGCAGGGCGAAGAGGTGATCGCCAGCGAGATGCTGGCCCGGGATGTGGCCGCCATTGTGGTGACCGAGGGAACGGGCGAGCGTGTGTTCGCCGGCATGGGCCGCAACAGGGACTGGGGAGTTGTGCCCCTGGCCGACCTGGAGACTGCCAAGCAGGCCGGCGCGCTTGTTTTTGTCAAGCCCGTGCTCAAGGGAGACAAGCAGATAGGCACGGCCCACGTGCTGCTGACGGTCGAGTTTCTGCAGCAGGAGTTGCAGGAGCTGCTGGTGATGACCGTGGCCGCGGTGCTGGCTGCGGATGTGATCATCGTGCTGGCCTTGCTGCTGGCCCTCAGGCAGATGCTGCTCACCCCGTTGGCGCGTCTGGAAAAATATGCCGTCACTGTGGGATCGGGATCGTTGACCTGTGAGGAGCCGGCGGGGCGCTACATGGGCGAGCTGCTGCGGCTTAAAAAGGCCCTGGCTGCCATGGTCTGCAACCTGGGAGAAACCATCCAGCAGGTGCAGGCCAAGGAACAGGAAGCCATGGCCTTGGCCCGCAATGCCGAAGAAGCCCGCGCCCTGGCCGAGGAAGCCCGCGAGCAGGCCATCGCCTCCCGCCGCGAGGGCATGATGGAAGCTGCCGGCATTCTGGAGGAGGCCGTGGCCCAGCTGGCCATTTCTTCCCAGCAGTTGGCCGGGCAGGTGGAACAGGTTTCCCATGGAACGCGGGATCAGCGCGCCAAGATTTCCGAAACCCTCACCGCCATGGCGGAGATGACCGCCACCGTGCTTGAGGTGGCCAAAAACGCCCAGGAGGCCGCTGTCCAGTCGGGGCACAGCCAGGAACAGGCCGCCGAGGGGGACCGCATTGTGGAACAGGCGGGCGCGGCAGTCACCGAACTGGAGCAGAAGGTTTCTGCCCTTCGCGAAAACATGGACCGCCTGGGCCACCGGGCGGCGGACATCGGCGGCGTGATCACCGTGATCCAGGACATCGCCGACCAGACCAACCTCCTGGCCCTGAATGCCGCCATTGAAGCCGCCAGGGCAGGCGACGCAGGCCGAGGGTTCGCCGTGGTGGCCGACGAGGTGCGCAAGCTGGCGGAAAAGACCATGCACGCCACCAAGGAAGTCTCTGGCTCCATCACCTCCATTCAGCAGGAAACGCGCGCCAGTCTGCAGGTGACCGAAGGCGTGGGCGTCACGGTGCTGCAGGTCACTTCCCAGACAGCCCAGGCCCGCGCCTCCCTGGGGTCCATCGTCCAGCTGGCCCAGGCGTCGGCCGGACAAATCCAGTCCATCGCCTCGGCCTCGGAGCAGCAATCCGCCGCCTCGGACGAGATCCAGCAGGCCGTGGAGGCAATCAACACCGTGGCCGAAGACACGGCTGCGAAGATGGATGTGGCCCATAACGCGCTGGCAGACCTGGCAGCCCTGGCCCAGGAGCTCGACGCCCTCACCCAGCAACTCAAAAGCGCCAACTGA
- a CDS encoding alkylphosphonate utilization protein → MSDTPTKDSNGTPLQDGDNVLLTKDLKVKGASVTLKRGTLIKNIRLTDNPQEIECNAEKVKGLVLKTCFLKKA, encoded by the coding sequence ATGAGCGACACACCTACCAAAGACAGCAACGGCACCCCCCTGCAGGACGGGGACAACGTCCTGCTGACCAAGGATCTCAAGGTCAAAGGCGCATCCGTCACCCTCAAACGCGGCACGCTCATCAAAAATATCCGGCTCACGGACAATCCGCAGGAGATTGAATGCAACGCAGAAAAAGTCAAAGGACTGGTACTCAAGACCTGCTTTCTGAAGAAAGCGTAA
- a CDS encoding lysophospholipid acyltransferase family protein — MQSFVTLLRSLRFQALFLPGTILFSLLCVGMRKLGLMQWRSWAAWGWGQCGMLGAGVPVETHLEHLPPPGPMIIMANHQSQLDICLFFTRLRKYDCCFVAKKPLFKLPFLGKAMHALGHVCVDQDNPRQAMKAIDEAIEKARAGQAVVIFPEGTRAFTFETLQEFQVGAMILALKSGLPVVPVLIHGAGDVSARETMKINKPNGPLRLTALPVLHPCERYTMKDREALRQELQTLMTTEYERLRGLYYPRLAANTLEAR; from the coding sequence ATGCAATCTTTTGTCACGTTGTTGCGTTCCTTGCGGTTTCAGGCCCTGTTTCTGCCCGGCACCATCCTGTTCAGCCTGCTGTGCGTCGGCATGCGCAAGCTGGGCCTCATGCAATGGCGGTCCTGGGCCGCCTGGGGCTGGGGCCAGTGCGGCATGCTGGGCGCCGGCGTGCCGGTGGAAACCCACCTGGAGCACCTGCCGCCCCCAGGCCCCATGATCATCATGGCCAACCACCAGAGCCAGCTGGACATCTGTCTTTTCTTCACCAGACTGCGAAAATACGACTGCTGTTTCGTTGCCAAGAAGCCCTTGTTCAAGTTACCCTTCCTCGGCAAAGCCATGCACGCCCTCGGGCATGTGTGCGTGGATCAGGACAATCCGCGCCAGGCCATGAAAGCCATTGACGAGGCTATCGAAAAAGCCCGGGCCGGCCAGGCCGTGGTTATTTTTCCCGAAGGCACCCGGGCGTTTACGTTTGAAACACTCCAGGAGTTCCAGGTAGGCGCCATGATCCTGGCGCTCAAATCCGGACTGCCGGTCGTCCCCGTGCTCATCCACGGCGCGGGCGACGTCTCGGCCCGGGAGACCATGAAAATAAATAAACCGAATGGGCCGCTGCGCTTGACGGCCCTGCCGGTCCTGCACCCTTGCGAGCGCTACACCATGAAGGACCGCGAAGCCCTGCGACAGGAGCTGCAAACCCTCATGACCACCGAATATGAACGGCTGCGAGGCCTGTACTACCCCAGGCTTGCCGCCAACACCCTGGAGGCACGATGA
- a CDS encoding TraB/GumN family protein, translating into MRLARAFIARILPLLCLLLVLVAPAAAQPAATFMWEIRKGEAILHLLGSLHMADATLYPVDPAVNRAFLDAKALAVEVDVSPDKLARVAPQMDAFTRLPDGQTLADVLSPEGAARVTAFLHAQDLPSRLMVLKPLGLMAVLTNQRMDALGYSTNYGVDEHFLRRARAAGMPIHELETLEFQLTMDQDLSPAVQEAVLMQALEEMDDVAIYTRATLDAWKRGDAAELARLTFEDRHTQPMLEPFYEILFDRRNEAMANGIARFLDRGEKVFVVVGAGHLVGERSILHFLQQRGLQCTQVPAMAPGNSSPARTAFLHLAP; encoded by the coding sequence ATGCGCCTTGCTCGCGCCTTCATCGCCAGAATCCTGCCCCTGCTGTGCCTGCTGCTTGTTCTGGTCGCCCCGGCAGCAGCCCAGCCGGCCGCCACGTTCATGTGGGAGATCCGCAAGGGCGAGGCCATCCTGCACCTGCTCGGCAGTCTGCACATGGCCGACGCCACCCTGTATCCCGTGGACCCGGCCGTGAACCGCGCCTTCCTGGACGCCAAGGCCCTGGCCGTGGAGGTGGACGTCTCCCCGGACAAGCTCGCCAGGGTAGCCCCCCAGATGGACGCCTTCACCAGACTGCCCGACGGACAGACCCTCGCCGACGTCCTGTCTCCGGAAGGCGCCGCCCGTGTGACGGCCTTTCTGCACGCCCAGGACCTGCCCTCGCGCCTGATGGTCCTCAAGCCCCTGGGCCTGATGGCCGTCCTCACCAACCAGCGCATGGACGCCCTGGGCTACTCCACCAATTACGGCGTGGACGAGCACTTCCTGCGCCGCGCCCGGGCCGCGGGCATGCCCATCCACGAACTGGAGACCCTGGAATTCCAGCTGACCATGGATCAGGACCTCTCCCCGGCCGTGCAGGAGGCCGTGCTCATGCAGGCCCTGGAAGAAATGGATGACGTGGCGATCTACACCCGCGCCACCCTGGATGCCTGGAAACGCGGTGATGCCGCGGAATTGGCCCGTCTGACCTTCGAGGATCGGCACACGCAACCCATGCTGGAACCTTTCTATGAAATCCTCTTCGACCGCCGCAACGAAGCCATGGCCAACGGCATTGCGCGGTTCCTGGATCGTGGGGAAAAGGTCTTCGTGGTGGTGGGCGCAGGGCATCTGGTGGGCGAGCGCTCCATCCTCCACTTCCTGCAGCAGCGGGGCCTGCAGTGCACCCAGGTGCCGGCCATGGCCCCGGGCAACAGCTCTCCGGCCCGCACGGCGTTCTTGCATCTCGCACCGTGA
- the pabB gene encoding aminodeoxychorismate synthase component I, whose product MSRPPLRVLLTSAPTAPTAPTAPTAETAGKAATPDWSAAFAGPVAQWEARRLEEVVPLLAKAEAAALAGAWSVFVLAYEAAPAFEPRMAVHPPAAIAPLPLAWAAVFNAPAAAPPPPATSSPVPPAHSPWQPLVDAAAYRAHFARIRELLRTGEVYQVNYTMPCVCLTGGDPLAWHRALLQAQQPGYGAFVDLGETQILSCSPELFFHRLPHPDGDRILTRPMKGTAPRGRTPAEDAALAGALVASPKERAENIMIVDLLRNDLGRLAQPGTVAATRCCRVERYPTVLQMVSDVTATLRPGTRLPDILAALFPCGSVTGAPKLAAMQAIHALEPHPRGVYCGAIGLIKPGGEIICSVPIRTLTVRDGRAVCSVGGGITWDSVPDGEYAECRLKLRFAEPAAFSLLESLLLQRGCIPFLEHHLARCTASAAALGFRFDGDAVRAALLATARATPAGRHKLRLLADADGAFRIESQPLPLPTRIPLRLALAREPVEAQDFRLQHKTTRREPYAAALETARREQVHADDVILWNTRGELTECGFGNLVLKKNSRLLTPAAACGLLPGVYRQRLLERGVIREAILTIEDLHAADAVWRINAVRRWQRGRLC is encoded by the coding sequence GTGAGCCGCCCGCCCCTGCGTGTGCTGCTGACCAGCGCCCCGACCGCCCCGACCGCCCCGACCGCCCCGACTGCCGAAACTGCCGGGAAGGCGGCAACGCCGGACTGGTCCGCCGCCTTTGCCGGACCCGTCGCCCAGTGGGAGGCCCGGCGGCTGGAAGAGGTGGTCCCCCTGCTGGCCAAGGCAGAGGCCGCCGCCCTGGCCGGGGCCTGGAGCGTGTTTGTCCTGGCCTACGAGGCTGCCCCGGCCTTTGAGCCGCGCATGGCTGTGCACCCGCCGGCGGCCATCGCGCCCCTGCCCCTGGCCTGGGCCGCAGTCTTCAATGCGCCGGCCGCGGCGCCGCCACCTCCGGCCACGTCCTCCCCTGTGCCGCCGGCCCACAGTCCCTGGCAGCCGCTGGTGGACGCCGCCGCCTACCGCGCGCACTTCGCCCGCATTCGGGAACTGCTGCGGACCGGGGAGGTCTATCAAGTCAACTACACCATGCCCTGCGTCTGCCTGACCGGGGGGGATCCCCTGGCCTGGCACCGCGCCCTGCTCCAGGCTCAGCAGCCGGGCTACGGCGCGTTTGTGGATCTGGGCGAGACGCAGATCCTGTCCTGCTCGCCGGAACTCTTCTTCCATCGCCTCCCCCACCCCGACGGCGACCGCATCCTCACCCGCCCCATGAAAGGCACGGCCCCCCGCGGCCGCACCCCGGCGGAGGATGCCGCCCTGGCCGGGGCCCTGGTTGCCTCGCCCAAGGAGCGGGCCGAAAATATCATGATCGTGGATCTCCTGCGCAACGACCTCGGCCGCCTCGCCCAGCCCGGCACCGTGGCTGCCACGCGCTGCTGCCGTGTGGAACGCTATCCCACGGTGCTGCAGATGGTTTCGGACGTGACGGCCACCCTCAGGCCCGGCACGCGGCTGCCGGACATCCTGGCGGCCCTGTTCCCCTGCGGCTCCGTCACCGGCGCGCCCAAGCTCGCGGCCATGCAGGCCATCCACGCCCTGGAGCCGCACCCGCGCGGGGTGTACTGCGGGGCCATCGGACTCATCAAACCCGGAGGGGAAATCATCTGCAGCGTGCCCATCCGGACGCTCACGGTCCGGGACGGCCGCGCGGTCTGCTCCGTGGGCGGGGGCATCACCTGGGATTCCGTCCCCGACGGCGAATACGCCGAATGCCGGCTCAAACTGCGATTCGCCGAGCCTGCGGCCTTCTCCCTGCTGGAAAGCCTGCTGCTGCAACGCGGGTGCATCCCGTTTCTGGAACACCACCTGGCCCGCTGCACCGCCTCTGCCGCGGCCCTGGGATTCCGGTTCGACGGGGACGCCGTCCGCGCCGCCCTGCTCGCCACGGCCCGGGCCACTCCGGCAGGGCGGCACAAGCTGCGCCTGCTGGCGGATGCCGACGGCGCCTTCCGCATCGAATCCCAACCGCTGCCCCTGCCGACGCGCATCCCCCTGCGTCTGGCCCTGGCCCGGGAGCCCGTCGAGGCCCAAGACTTCCGCCTGCAACACAAGACCACCCGCCGCGAGCCCTATGCCGCGGCCCTGGAGACGGCCCGACGTGAGCAGGTCCATGCGGATGACGTCATCCTCTGGAACACCCGCGGCGAGCTGACGGAATGCGGCTTCGGCAATCTGGTGCTCAAAAAAAATAGCCGGCTGCTCACCCCGGCGGCAGCCTGCGGGCTGTTGCCCGGCGTGTACCGCCAGCGGCTGCTGGAACGGGGCGTCATTCGGGAAGCGATTCTTACGATTGAGGATCTGCATGCCGCAGACGCCGTATGGCGCATCAACGCCGTGCGGCGCTGGCAACGCGGGCGACTGTGCTGA